Within the Syngnathus scovelli strain Florida chromosome 6, RoL_Ssco_1.2, whole genome shotgun sequence genome, the region ttcttttcttatgagacaaagcccacgccttcTTCCCCCTTCCTcttaggggctagtctcacattgtgggtagggcattccaaataaaaagagcgaagagtgtaaactgatttttttgtgtagtcaaattgctgtaaatctgaatgcactcctcgcgagaaaaaactcaatattctgcctcacttgttttgtctgctgatccttttcttttatacagatattcagtcAGAGAATTTACCTGACAGaaattgggggctcgtccgggatctctacAGACCAGAAGGGGTCCGGCTGACTTTTTCGacacaggacaagtccttgggcaAGCCATataaagaaacccttttcacggggctgtctcgatcaagtcggctggacaccggagtggttgacgagatcatccgaggaaaagaaccggcagactgtgagtatgaatattgagtctgttaaaaagaatgaatgtgcagtgacaagaggtcacttaaaaccttgacaattctagaccctatcaagtgcaattagaaacagctaaattccgctgaggtatcgtggggcctcctaacgtgaagagtttgttaaaatccatgggagggcggactcctctgtttttctAATAAGGTACAGGTAACcgagagcagttaaattccgcagaAACATtttcgggagggcggactcccctgcttgcctgtgagacgataaaagtgcgcattgtgtgtgtgtgtggtttgactgagagtgatcttattagagctctcctctatataaacacacaggattgtaaacagtggctttgtgtggacgcaGAGGCAAGGACTCTCCGTTTCCTCCGGGAAGATGAAAGGAGACtcaccacacatcgaacatttaaccactgtcctgtaaataaagttggcttttaggacactgtaggtgccattcgaattgccaactccgcaatttagaaaataaaccatgggaaaatcaaatagcaaacaaaagtcgctaccccaacatgaattaaaatgcaaagattggaaattaatggaaggggtcgacaccgaaaatataaaatatcttcacaaatgcatattttggacagaggtggggggttgcattatgcgacgtggcggtggcgaggctctctgaacttcagttgctccccccacccttgttatcagctgggaagattgtcatgtctatgttgtgggcccatgtgtttgtttctgtgtatgtttgtctttgtgtatcagtttgttataaaggttggaattgcgttaaattggtgcacgaaaacggtgtgctagacaatttaTCAGatgtgcattgttaaatgtaaaaattagaaatttgtctagctaagtagactgttctatcaaaaaatgtgagagtgaaggaggaggtttgatttgtaatctgacatttgggtcccattttgaagagtctctgcaggagcatagattgtttttgtttgtttttcaagatatatttaacagtttatctcggtgcagtgagtgagtgagtgagtgagtgagtgagtgagtgagtgagtgagtgagtgagtgagtgagtgagtgagttttctgtcgcctgcacgtcatctttcttgcatggctccgttgctgtctcagccgcacctgaccgttgaaagatgcacgacactcaatcctgccactctcattccccttcctgacgacggtgaattccatgattgtgtcgatgctgctcaacagattgcaagggctcggcctgatttgggagatatgcctctgccagatggtcatgtgctttttgttgatgggtcttctaagaaaaatgaatttggtgtgacccttactgggtatgccattgttactactgacgaatgtcagcacaggccgctgagctcattgctttgactggggcatgcaaattgtttgcaaacaaatccgtcacttgcaactaaaaacactgatggtctttttgtgtgacctttgggcaaacctgtcttgcctcgtaacttgttcaaatgggctgctatttcgagtcatggggtcacccatgtctcgacgggggggggggggggggggcaatttaaggcaaggcaatttaagacctcagagaggaaagttcccgactccattgtatccgtttcagacaatacatttggtttatatccaattacatgaatgtgaagggaaagaatattgttttttctgcatttatttgttttctgcatttatctcattgtaaaaaggtgatctccgcagacccaacctaagtatggAAGGttggcaaagtctggtaatagtgcctgatcctggtgccaagatccagggttgacacgaaagctagcagaagcctattccaagacaccaacccaaagctcagggtgttgactctgaggagatccaaaacatgagcattagagagtcattcgtaaagtgctttaattgggctgtagcctgcgcaaagtctaccatgtgcttttggttgtttttgctggtttgtgttattgttatattttttcgggggttattttattggtagagtaccatgagcctcgaacattcttctctcaggcaactaccaacactgattctaatcaatatggctcatggggaaaaattgctagacataagcgcaacactaaacccccttttgatcatgttgtttgtactccagaaaccgtccgcgttccaacttgcgtgccatggcttttgtcctggagtTACAATaattcattaatgtttactgtggctcctaatacgtcttcttctattattttacctttgaaaagtttgaaaggttttcaaaatggtcaccccaccacTGGGGGTGAATgtctcggatattggtggtatttaactggccacccggttagcaccgactggggcacccttgtcaccacacaaacgcgagattattggccctctggttccagtgaagaggctgtgttctttgctagacgagtaactttgaagaatcagggcacaagcctccttttgactcttacactccctgatggtcaaattcgtcctccaaatgccaccttgtttaacacttcctgttggggttttcaactgtgggcttggtcctctggaattgatcctcactttcctattgctatttgcattaacaaaacaatgttgatcgcagaccgtcccgttataaATAatgacaccctgtcagcaggagcaaaaatcacaagtgtgctcctcactgatgtggacAGGTATTTTTTAGCCTCCACGGgattaagcggtcaaaccaacagctTCTTATggttgagcaagccgcaaaaatggctaacaccagttgcattgcatgtatgggtccaagacctcttttgaaaatcatacctgcaaatatagttcctaggtgtgctgttgttttaatgttaaactcatccatttcacccactcatgattgttttaaatgggataaggtttaccctgttgcctctatgacaaaatataaaccccttttttcttccgatgtagctaagggtgatTTCACGTGCATTaggttacctggtaccggtgagaagctcggcaccctagctactccatggtgtgggtccatgattaATGTCACTGCTCCTTttatgcccattgctcgtagtgatattttgttttggtgtaatagtaacaaactttatgataggttgcctttaaacagctttggaatttgcgctttggtaaccctattgcttcctgttcatttgataccaatgtcttcttatgatctaacatcttttgctaactcCGTAGTGCCCGAgtcctggccgagaacgaagcgaagcgccgaatggcagggcgcggcTGATcaaacttacattgacgccattggtgttcctagaggagtaccggatgagtataagctggtgaatcagatagcagctggttttgaatccgccctgtgttggtggtgtactcttaacaaaaatgttgacaggattaactatatccattacaacgtgcagaggcttggaaactggaccgaggcgggtttcaaggcggtccactaccaactggccgctacttccctcatggctttccagaatcgaatggcccttgacatgctactctcaaaagagggcggtgtctgcgccatgtttggtgagcaatgttgcacatttattccaaataatactgcagccggcggaagcatgtcccgggcccttgagggcctgcggaccttgaatgggacgaTGAagcaacacagtggggtgaacacagaggtttggaccgactggttgaacgtgttcggaaggtaccgcaccctggtttcctctgccctggtctccattgccgttttctctgccattttgaccttgtgtggatgttgttgcatcccttgtctccgatccctaattaacaggctaattacaactgctatctctccaccagctgagacttttccgttgcgCCAAAAGggatgttcctgttttattttgtcatcccttccgtttcagttcgtggttctttcctctgttttcggttgtcttgtattccctgatcccgattgtgtgcacctgcgtggttggcgctaattgtcagcacctgcgtcccagcccttttgtgtgtatttagtccgtgtcttccccttgtcttgtgccagtgtgtcttgcctcgtcccgaccaccagcgattccttgacgtccgaactcccagtaagattcctccttttgtctcgccacagagcgacgctttttgttagtgccttgttccccaaagccttttttgtctcgcccgagtgcgacgctttttgttcagactttttgccgagtgtttccctcgcaagaggcgccttgagttgtattttttggtcatcgcttgttggaataaatcagagaaaagaaagactctgcatccgagtcctccgcctggtTCCCTGCCTAACACACTCGTCACACTGAATctggtaaacaaagaaaaaagcaagatcatacaatgcagcacatttacaataatttacaacgAATGTGTAATTCAATGTATTTCTTAATCATCACATGCATTAGTTAACAAGACCTGACATAATTACCCATCTGTTGTCTGTGTCATATGTAGCTTCcccacaaacaaagcacaagtcagataaatcatctgtgaaaacaaagacagaagAATTGCTATCGTACTTCCCTGTGTAAAACTTAACTGAGTTGTATATAGCATTGATAGCACAGTCAGGACCATTCTTTGGGTGGCAGTAACGTCTCTTGGGTGCATATTACTTACCAGTCTCTAATAGAAGTGTGGTGGCAATTTGCAGCCTGTACCTATTTATATTGTGTGCCTTTACTGAGAAATATATTTCTTCATTTGAAAGAAGATGTTCTGCAAACTGAAAAAGACAATGTCAGATGTTGACAGTGCATAAAGAATGCCTTAAATGTTTGCCATCTTTGGCCTATATATCGTATATATCGTTTGATtaagtttttgcataattgagTGATATGAGTTTGGTAAATATAGTCTGTAAATCAAATGCATACTTTCAAAGCAAAGACACCACAAGAGGTTGAATCTTGTTGCCTGGGATGGGGGACAGTGCCACAAGTCCACCCGGAAACATTGCGCCCTTTGTTGCGCATGAACGCCCTGAAATATAAGAGCcagcacataaacacaaatttcaagttttatccgtcaattacataatttgtattgatgaaaacaaaaacctaGTCCACTTTCAAAAGAAAGCGCACATCTTCAGTTAAATGTTTATATCACAATAGTACTCTGACTTTTAGAAGCTGTGCTTACCGGGTTGATTCCAGGCATTTTTTAATGTCCATTTGAGACTCACCAAGAGGATCAAGCAGTAAGGACCTTTTTTCTCCTGGCATGATTGCCTATAttttaaacacaaaatatgacgttttattattcatatgcatgaattatcaaacattttgcacataactatatattttttgctgtaATGTTACTCCCTCTTGTGGCATTAAAACATTTCTTTACCGCCAGCTTCAAATGATTATGCTCATTGACAATGCCAACAATAAGTTTGTATTCCACCGGGTTGatctaaaaataaacagaagaaaaaaaagcatctgtcaataatttcaataaaatgtgtaaagaacaaaattaatgccaattgagttttttaataaaattgttataatgtcTTAATAACGTTGTTGGGCCACTAATTGGCCCGGCAACAATATTAAGACATTTAACTTCTTAACTTCATTGATAATTTTGCAAGATATAATTCAATAAACAGTACTAATACAGACAGACCTTGAGTCTCTGGCTCTTTCCATTCCATAAATTAGTCATTGCAAATGAGTCAATATAGGAAACCTTTTCCACGCTGATTTGGTTGCGTTTGTTTGTCCGATTCCAGCTCAGAATTGGGTCCAACATTCATAATGTCCCAAAAGAACAATTTATACGCCCCGATTTTTGATAGGAGAACATGGATGTGCTTTCCCTTCCAGGCATCTTGAACGTCTGCCAAAAATAAGTCAGAACAATACCTCAAAATGCAATTGGAAATGTGGTTCATTCCATAGCAGCTAGTGGCACTTATAAAACAACTCTGTGAGTACAAGACCTATGTGCCACATATCCATAATGTATGTTTTAATATGTTTACAGTTTTATCATGAATACATCTTACATTTGTCCAGATTTTCCCTTGTTTGTCTAAAAGTCAAAGACAGTCGTGGTGGTGTTGCGGTATTAAGAGCAGGGGAAAAGGGAGTCGTGGCTGGAGGAGCTGTTGCTGAAGGAGCAGTCGCAGAGGGGGTGGTGACTGGAGGAGCTGTGGCTAGAGGAGCAGTGGCAGTGGGAGCGGTGCTTGGAGGAGCTGCGGCTGGTGGAGCAGTGGGAGAGGGAGCGGTGGTTGGAGGAGCTGCGGGgggaggagcagtggcagagggggcagtggctggaggagctgaggctggaggagcagtggcagagGGAGCGGTGCTTGGAGGAGCTGTGGCTGGGAGAGCTGaggcttcttttttgttttcatacctATGAGGCactctttgtttattttctttgtatgGTTTTAGGTGGtcaatgtttattttggggACCAAGGCTCCATTCTCATCCTGGAGGTCAGCTGTCTTGCCCTCAATCGCCACAATTTTGTATGGGCCCAAAAAATCGGGGTTCAATTTTCCTCCCTTTCTTTGTTGAGACCTGATATTTTGTCTTAGAACAAGATCTCCGATGTGTACAGTTGGTGTGGTCCCTGAGATTGTTTTTGGGTGCCTTGTTTTTTCCTGTGCTTTTCTAATGtgctctctaacttgctcaaatAGTTGGTCTTGTTCGTTATGGTTTTGTGCCATAACTTCCATCCCCACCACATCCTCCACAGTGCCATCAACCTTCagaaaaagcaaacatttgCTGTCATGATTAAAGTGTCAACAAGTTTTActtttatatttgtgttttacAATTAAGATGCACCTAAACAAATTCAACAAGCAAATTGTCCTTGATCGTATAAAAACTTCTCCATGATACTGTATATCCTTGTAATGGATCATGGATCTTGATGTGCCAAAATCTTACCTCGTAGTGTTCTGGCACTTGAATGGGGTagcgtgcctctctgccgaacaTCAGAAAGTAAGGCGAGTACtttgttgtcatttgttttttggtCCGCAGACCAAATATAACTACATCCAAATATTCATCCCAGCTTTCTGGATGCTGACaaaccaaagtcaaagtcaaagtcagctttattgtcaatttctccacatgccaaagacacacaaagaaaccgaaatttcgctcCCCCCTattccacggtgacaagacatggctcacaacagacaaacaagtaaacaagtataacaaaagcgtgctgaataaataatgaataaataacaacaataaataaatgaataaatacataagaggagcagaaaaaaaaggagcaattgcgcgtacagcagacattcccaaaaatagcgcaacagtgccgcacgctacgcagaagggggtagcgagttcagggccctaacagcctggagaaaaaagctgttggcgagtctggtggtgcgggagcgcaggctcctgtatctcttcccagagggcagaaggtcaaacaaagagtgagccgggtgactcacatctctggcaatcgaggttgccttgcgggcgagatgggaggtgtaaatgtccttcagggaggggagcgaagcaccaataatcttaccagccgtattcactatgcgctgcagggccttcaagttctgttcagtgcagttaccaccccagacagcgatgcaactggtgaggacgctctcaatggtgccatggtagaatgtagacaggactgcctgaggagcacatgcacgcctgagcttccgcaggaagtacaggcggcgctgagctttctttgccagtgacgaggtgtttgcggatcaggaggtcctcactgatgtgcacccccaggaacttggtgcagctcaccctctccaccacagcaccgtcgatgatcagcggcaggtgtgttgtgtgacccttccggaagtcaacaatgatttccttggtcttattgacgttcagcaggaggttgttgtccctgcaccacgtggtcagaaggtcaacttccgatctgtaccgagtctcgtcgcccttcgtgatgagacccaccagagtgtcgtcagcaaacttcactatgcggttgtcgctgtaggtcgcagtgcagtcatgcgtcagcagggtgaagaacaatggactgagcacgcagccctggggggcccccgtgctcagcgtgatgctggcggagattttgtcaccaacacgcaccacctgaggcctctgacagaggaagtctagtatccagttgcagagggaggtactgaggcccagctcgtcgagtttgcagatgagtcgctgcggcacaatggtgttgaaggcagagctgaagtccacaaacagcaacctcacatgagtcctttctctccaggtgggtgagggccgagtggagggcagagcagatggcatcctcagaggaccgcttggcacggtacgcaaactggaaagggtcaatggtgggggggagaacggacttgatgtgctccatgaccagccgctcaaagcacttcatgatgatgggcgtcagtgccacagggcggtagtcattgaagcaggacggtgcaggtttcttcggcacaggaatgaTGGTGGCAgctttgaaacacgaggggacgatggcctgctgcagggaaacgttaaagatgtccgtgaagacacccgacagctccccagcgcagtccttcagcgctcgacccgggatgttgtcagggcccgccgccttacgggtgtcaatagcggcaagcgccctcctcacaccgtcggcagagtggcgcaggggctgcttgtgtgggggggagtggtcttcagcgggcaagtgctgttctgggcgtcgaagcgagcaaagaagcggttcagatcgttcagcagacggacgtcgccctcacagctcctcggcgcgggcttgtagtccgtgatggtctgaatgccccgccaaaggctacgtgcgtccttgctgtccttgaagtgggtggagaccctgcacgagaacgccttcttcgcttctttgatgcctcgggacaggtcggccctcgctgtcctcaagccagcctcatcccccgctctgaaagccttgtccctggccctcaacagtctgaggacagcccccgtcagccacggcttccagttcgcgcgagtgacgacggatttcgagcaagtcacatcatcgatgcacttcgtgatgtaagaggtaacagagtcagtatactcctctatgtccgtccaatcattgtaggtggctgcctgcttaaacaagtcccagtcagtgatgtcgaagcagtcacgaagtgcatcggaggcaccctcaggccacactctaacctgcctccgaaccggcctggatgcctttaccaattgtctgtatgcgggcaaaagcaaaacggtgagatggtcagaaagccccagatgggggaggggggtggctttgctcACTTTGCTTAGAGctctaaaaaacaaaatcagtttTAAAATTGCGCTGGTGACAGTGTTGttgttattttattaattttggagaattgtatATAAATGACTCCAATGACAATTTTTaaaccaaaatgtgttttttctgacCTAACAGTTTTTATAGTGCATGTTATTTACTTTGAAAgtgccttgaaaacaaaaacaaactcatgaGCAACATCATAAAAAGAAATTGTCAAAGATTAATGTGGGTAAATGAAGTACACTCACCTTTGAATTGTCCCATTTAATTTTTCCACCAACCCATTAGTTTGAGGGTGGTATGGTGAGCAAAGGCTTCTTTTTATGTCAAGCATTTCACATACTCACTTGTTGATCTGCAGTTGCCAGGGGAAAGAATAAGTAATTGAGTTGGGCAATTTTGCAGTGAAATAGTGTTTGAGAATGTGAGCTTAACATCATCACTATACTGGCTTTGCATCACAAATACACAGAAGGAAAATACAACACCCACAACTGCAACAgtcacaaaacacaaacaaaatacaatgagaaGTAATaagcgttttttattttttattttactccagCTATTTTATGAAGTTTGACATCCTTTCGTTGCTTTCATtggccacacaaaataaagTTGCAGGCCAGATATGCCCTCAGGGACTTGTATTTGACAGCATTGATGAAGATAATTTCTGCCAAACACTGTAGTACTTACTGCATTGACAAATTCTTTGCCTTGATCTGTCAAGATCTTTTTTGACGACTCAAATTGGTAGACGAATTTACATCGGCAGCAGACT harbors:
- the LOC125970571 gene encoding uncharacterized protein isoform X3, translated to MLDPILSWNRTNKRNQISVEKINPVEYKLIVGIVNEHNHLKLAAIMPGEKRSLLLDPLGESQMDIKKCLESTRAFMRNKGRNVSGWTCGTVPHPRQQDSTSCGVFALKFAEHLLSNEEIYFSVKAHNINRYRLQIATTLLLETDDLSDLCFVCGEATYDTDNRWIQCDECVRQGTRRRTRMQSLSFL
- the LOC125970571 gene encoding uncharacterized protein isoform X2 — translated: MLDPILSWNRTNKRNQISVEKVSYIDSFAMTNLWNGKSQRLKINPVEYKLIVGIVNEHNHLKLAAIMPGEKRSLLLDPLGESQMDIKKCLESTRAFMRNKGRNVSGWTCGTVPHPRQQDSTSCGVFALKFAEHLLSNEEIYFSVKAHNINRYRLQIATTLLLETDDLSDLCFVCGEATYDTDNRWIQCDECVRQGTRRRTRMQSLSFL
- the LOC125970571 gene encoding uncharacterized protein isoform X1, whose amino-acid sequence is MPSALPSTRPSPTWRERTHVRLLFVDFSSAFNTIVPQRLICKLDELGLSTSLCNWILDFLCQRPQVVRVGDKISASITLSTGAPQGCVLSPLFFTLLTHDCTATYSDNRIVKFADDTLVGLITKGDETRYRSEVDLLTTWCRDNNLLLNVNKTKEIIVDFRKGHTTHLPLIIDGAVVERVSCTKFLGVHISEDLLIRKHLVTGKESSAPPVLPAEAQACMCSSGSPVYILPWHH